One genomic region from Macellibacteroides fermentans encodes:
- the ilvD gene encoding dihydroxy-acid dehydratase, translating into MKNQLRSSYSTQGRRMAGARALWRANGVKEEQFGKPIIAVVNSFTQFVPGHAHLHEIGQQVKKRIEALGCFAAEFNTIAIDDGIAMGHDGMLYSLPSRDIIADSVEYMVNAHKADAMICISNCDKITPGMLMATMRLNIPTIFVSGGPMEAGELDGQALDLIDAMADAVDETVSDERVKRVEHAACPTCGSCSGMFTANSMNCLNEALGLALPGNGTVVATHANRKRLFEDAADLIVEMAYKYYRDGDATVLPRSIATRTAFLNSMALDIAMGGSTNTVLHLLAIAHEAEVDFTMKDIDALSRTTPVICKVAPSSSYHVQDVNRAGGIMAIMQELIKAGLVDGNVHRADGRTLSEAVEALSITKANPDPKAVDLYKSAPAGKFNLVMGSQSSSYKTLDTDRQQGCIRDVEHAYVKDGGLAVLYGNIAEGGCVVKTAGVDPSIFKFNGPAKVFDSQDAACEGILRNQVVAGDVVVITYEGPKGGPGMQEMLYPTTYIKARHLGKECALITDGRFSGGTSGLSIGHISPEAAAGGAIGLVRNGDTIEINIPERSIRVKLSDEELAARRNEEEARGPKAFTPPARQRTVSKALRAYAKMVSSADQGAVRIVED; encoded by the coding sequence ATGAAAAATCAATTAAGAAGTTCATATAGTACTCAGGGCCGCAGAATGGCTGGAGCACGGGCCTTATGGCGTGCCAATGGTGTGAAAGAAGAGCAATTTGGCAAACCAATTATCGCAGTTGTCAATTCATTTACCCAATTTGTACCTGGTCACGCCCACCTGCATGAAATTGGTCAGCAGGTAAAAAAGCGGATCGAAGCATTGGGCTGCTTTGCTGCCGAATTCAACACCATCGCCATAGACGACGGAATCGCTATGGGACACGACGGGATGTTGTATTCCCTTCCTTCCAGAGACATCATTGCAGATAGTGTGGAGTATATGGTTAATGCCCACAAGGCCGATGCCATGATCTGCATCAGCAATTGCGATAAAATTACTCCGGGTATGCTGATGGCCACCATGCGGCTGAATATCCCAACCATCTTTGTGTCCGGCGGACCAATGGAGGCGGGCGAGCTGGATGGTCAGGCGTTAGACCTGATCGATGCCATGGCAGATGCAGTGGACGAGACCGTGAGCGACGAACGGGTAAAACGAGTGGAACATGCCGCTTGTCCCACCTGCGGAAGCTGCTCGGGTATGTTTACCGCCAACTCCATGAACTGCCTCAACGAGGCACTTGGACTGGCACTGCCGGGTAACGGCACCGTTGTGGCAACCCATGCAAACCGGAAACGATTATTTGAAGATGCGGCCGATCTGATTGTAGAGATGGCCTATAAATATTACCGCGATGGAGATGCAACGGTATTACCCCGTTCCATTGCGACACGTACGGCATTCTTAAACTCCATGGCGCTGGATATAGCGATGGGAGGATCAACCAACACAGTATTGCACCTTTTGGCTATCGCCCACGAGGCTGAGGTGGACTTCACCATGAAAGACATCGATGCCTTGTCGCGTACAACACCGGTTATATGTAAGGTAGCTCCCAGTTCGTCGTACCATGTTCAAGACGTAAACCGTGCTGGAGGAATTATGGCCATCATGCAGGAGCTTATAAAGGCCGGTCTGGTGGATGGCAACGTACACCGTGCCGACGGACGAACATTGAGCGAAGCCGTGGAGGCGTTGAGCATAACCAAAGCCAATCCCGATCCTAAGGCTGTAGATCTGTACAAGAGCGCTCCGGCAGGAAAATTCAACCTGGTAATGGGTTCTCAATCTTCTTCCTATAAGACATTGGATACCGACCGCCAGCAGGGATGCATCCGCGATGTGGAGCATGCCTATGTAAAAGATGGCGGATTGGCCGTGTTGTACGGAAACATTGCCGAAGGCGGATGTGTTGTAAAAACAGCCGGTGTAGATCCCAGCATATTTAAATTCAACGGACCAGCCAAAGTATTTGATTCGCAGGATGCCGCTTGCGAGGGTATTTTAAGAAATCAGGTAGTGGCCGGCGATGTGGTGGTGATAACCTACGAAGGGCCCAAAGGCGGACCGGGTATGCAGGAGATGCTTTATCCTACCACCTATATAAAAGCAAGACATTTAGGAAAAGAGTGTGCGCTGATAACCGACGGACGTTTTAGCGGAGGAACCTCCGGCTTGTCCATCGGCCATATCTCTCCCGAAGCTGCGGCAGGCGGAGCGATTGGACTGGTTCGTAACGGCGACACGATCGAAATCAATATCCCCGAACGATCCATTCGGGTAAAACTATCAGACGAAGAGCTGGCAGCACGCAGAAATGAGGAGGAGGCACGCGGCCCCAAAGCCTTTACACCGCCTGCTCGTCAGCGTACGGTATCCAAGGCTTTACGAGCCTATGCTAAAATGGTAAGCTCCGCCGATCAGGGAGCGGTTCGAATTGTAGAAGATTAA
- the ilvB gene encoding biosynthetic-type acetolactate synthase large subunit has translation METKKITGSEAFLRTLIAEGVDTIFGYPGGAIIPVYDCLYDFRDQIRHILVRHEQGATHAAQGYARVNGKVGVAMVTSGPAATNAITGIADAMMDSTPIVVITGQVASPLLGTDAFQETDVVGITQPITKWSYQIRKPEEIAWAISRAFYIASTGRPGPVVIDFAKDAQNALVDYTYEKVDYIRSYQPVPDLDMDLIAEAAELINNAKKPFALVGQGVVLGHAEKELMTFLQKADIPAAATVLGLSAMPTDFPLNKGMLGMHGNVGPNRKTNECDVLIAIGMRFDDRVTGDLKTYAKQAKVIHFDIDISEIGKNVIPAVPVPGDAKETLAAITEFVKPAKHTDWVNSFIPDEQEEDEKVIQDELYPKSGKLRMGEVIRKVSEATNNDAILVTDVGQNQMMAVRYFKYKQTRSVVTSGGLGTMGFGLPAAIGAKVGAPHREVCMFTGDGGMQMTIQELGTIMQEKLNVKMIILNNNFLGMVRQWQELFYKERYSATIMENPDFVAIASAYRIAARQVEKREELDDAIHEMLSHDGPYLLVAEVEERGMVYPMVPAGGCVTNIIMGDNQ, from the coding sequence ATGGAGACAAAAAAAATAACCGGATCGGAAGCCTTTTTGCGCACATTGATTGCCGAAGGCGTTGATACTATTTTCGGGTATCCCGGGGGGGCTATTATTCCAGTATATGATTGCTTGTATGATTTCAGAGATCAGATAAGACATATTTTGGTGAGACACGAACAAGGGGCGACCCACGCAGCCCAGGGCTATGCCCGTGTGAATGGCAAAGTGGGCGTAGCGATGGTAACCAGCGGTCCGGCTGCAACCAATGCCATAACAGGTATTGCAGACGCCATGATGGACAGCACACCGATTGTAGTTATCACCGGTCAGGTTGCCTCACCTTTGTTGGGAACCGATGCGTTCCAGGAGACAGATGTGGTAGGTATTACACAACCTATAACCAAATGGTCGTATCAGATACGCAAACCCGAAGAGATTGCCTGGGCTATTTCAAGGGCATTCTATATTGCATCGACAGGCCGTCCGGGTCCGGTTGTAATCGACTTTGCCAAAGATGCACAGAATGCATTGGTAGACTATACCTACGAAAAGGTAGATTACATCCGCAGCTATCAGCCTGTTCCCGACCTGGATATGGACCTGATTGCCGAAGCGGCTGAGCTGATCAACAATGCAAAGAAACCCTTTGCACTGGTAGGACAGGGCGTTGTGCTTGGTCATGCTGAAAAAGAGTTGATGACATTCCTGCAGAAGGCAGACATACCAGCTGCGGCAACTGTACTGGGGCTGTCGGCCATGCCTACGGATTTCCCGCTTAATAAAGGGATGCTGGGTATGCACGGGAATGTTGGTCCGAATCGTAAAACAAACGAATGCGATGTGCTTATTGCTATCGGTATGCGTTTCGACGACCGGGTTACCGGCGATCTTAAAACCTATGCCAAACAGGCAAAAGTAATCCACTTTGATATTGATATTTCCGAAATAGGGAAGAATGTTATTCCCGCCGTGCCGGTGCCGGGCGACGCCAAGGAAACGCTGGCAGCCATCACCGAATTTGTAAAACCAGCCAAACACACCGATTGGGTAAATTCGTTTATCCCGGACGAGCAGGAGGAAGACGAAAAGGTAATTCAGGACGAGCTATATCCCAAATCAGGCAAATTGCGCATGGGCGAGGTTATCCGCAAGGTATCCGAAGCAACCAACAACGATGCGATTCTGGTTACCGATGTAGGTCAGAACCAGATGATGGCCGTTCGTTACTTCAAATACAAACAGACCCGCAGCGTGGTTACCAGCGGCGGACTAGGTACGATGGGATTCGGATTGCCTGCCGCCATAGGTGCCAAAGTGGGAGCACCCCACCGCGAAGTATGCATGTTTACCGGCGACGGAGGCATGCAGATGACAATCCAGGAGCTGGGAACTATCATGCAGGAAAAGCTGAATGTTAAGATGATCATCCTGAATAACAATTTCCTCGGGATGGTACGTCAGTGGCAGGAGCTGTTCTATAAAGAGAGATATTCGGCAACCATTATGGAAAACCCCGATTTTGTGGCGATCGCCTCGGCTTACCGGATTGCAGCCCGCCAGGTTGAGAAACGCGAAGAGCTGGACGATGCCATCCACGAAATGCTTTCGCACGACGGACCCTACCTGCTGGTAGCCGAAGTGGAAGAGAGGGGCATGGTATATCCTATGGTTCCTGCGGGAGGTTGCGTTACGAATATAATCATGGGTGACAATCAATAA